From the genome of Epinephelus moara isolate mb chromosome 10, YSFRI_EMoa_1.0, whole genome shotgun sequence, one region includes:
- the si:ch73-40i7.2 gene encoding FYN-binding protein 1 — MGETVDVKALRARFNNNASTSDTSSRDSGSPKSPRPGFGKLILPLTDNDLAHHRLSPTVPPPPMANPGLVRFPRAEPMAAPIPSRPSFPRPPPNPGVRALTQPGDPGKVKQKGEMLQNMMLRHQKPPAPNFTPGPAPAAASAPAPTSTPLPLRQQPRQRSAGDVTPLRRPLPPEGPQPLKPKRPPNVNLEPFLRSNRGPALPGPRKNDGGSPGSAGRKMPLPAVVSPPKPPQRFTKPSRLPHQIASMDIEDNEDFYDDIDRNESCSDNGSHCMDGEDDEVYEFIDEDQVEQNRLHAEKQNKKDAKRQREQEKKEQMERQKKENELRKKFQLQGEVEVIHTAKVRHDWYGGGKLDLSVRQGESVEILRVKNNPGGKWLARSLNGNYGYISNTCVDVDYEAVKRKVLQSRKIDTSTLPPPPPDPPMMLNMELNSSNSMLQDDDDYDDVQPMTEDFPPPPLEISIDPKVEKELKKKFKYEGPLRVMHTMMVDPNSVIKKPGGKDLPVVQGEVVDIIQLTSSKKALCRNRFGKYGYVSRSLLLPMEGDIYDDVDYAGDVYDNDSLHTDY; from the exons GGGGAGACTGTCGACGTCAAGGCTCTGAGGGCCCGGTTCAACAACAACGCCAGCACCTCAGACACCAGCAGCCGAGACAGTGGCTCCCCAAAATCTCCACGACCTGGATTTGGAAAACTGATCCTGCCACTGACTGATAACGATCTGGCGCACCACAGACTGTCTCCTACGGTTCCCCCTCCTCCGATGGCCAACCCAGGCCTGGTGAGATTTCCAAGGGCGGAACCGATGGCAGCCCCCATCCCCTCCAGACCTTCCTTCCCTCGACCACCTCCCAATCCAGGAGTCAGAGCATTGACCCAGCCTGGAGACCCCGGAAAGGTCAAGCAAAAGGGGGAGATGCTACAGAACATGATGCTGAGGCACCAGAAGCCTCCAGCTCCCAATTTCACCCCGGGTCCAGCTCCGGCTGCGGCTTCTGCACCAGCTCCCACCTCCACCCCTCTACCGCTCCGACAGCAGCCTCGACAGAGAAGCGCAGGGGACGTGACCCCACTGAGGAGGCCTCTACCTCCTGAAGGACCCCAACCTTTGAAACCAAAACGGCCTCCCAACGTCAACCTGGAGCCTTTTCTGAGGTCCAACCGAGGACCTGCCCTCCCTGGTCCGAGAAAGAATGACG GAGGTTCCCCGGGCTCAGCAGGCAGAAAGATGCCTTTACCTGCAGTCGTCAGTCCTCCAAAGCCGCCACAACGATTCACCAAACCCAGCAGGCTGCCGCACCAAATTGCCTCCAT GGACATTGAGGATAATGAGGACTTCTATGATGACATTGATAGGAACG AGTCCTGTAGCGACAACGGTTCACACTGTATGGACGGG GAAGATGATGAAGTGTATGAGTTTATTGACGA GGACCAGGTGGAGCAAAATCGATTACATGCcgagaagcaaaacaaaaaagatgcaaagagGCAGCGGGAGCAGGAGAAGAAAGAGCAGATGGAGcgtcaaaaaaaagaaaatgagttGAGGAAGAAATTTCAG tTGCAAGGGGAGGTGGAGGTTATTCATACAGCCAAAGTCCGGCATGACTGGTATGGAGGAGGAAAACTGGACCTCAGCGTACGACAAGGAGAGAGCGTGGAGATCCTCAGAGTGAAGAATAACCCCGGAGGCAAATGGTTGGCTCGCTCTCTGAACGGAAACT ATGGATACATCAGTAACACATGTGTGGATGTTGACTATGAAGCAGTGAAGCGCAAAGTGCTCCAGTCCAGAAAAATAGACACATCAACATTGCCTCCACCACCTCCAGACCCCCCAATGATGTTGAATATGGAGTTGAATAGTAGCAACAG CATGCTTCAAGATGATG ATGACTATGATGACGTTCAACCAATGACGGAGGATTTCCCCCCACCACCGCTTGAAATCAG CATTGATCCCAAAGTGGAGAaggagttgaaaaaaaaatttaag TATGAAGGACCTCTCAGGGTGATGCACACCATGATGGTGGATCCTAATAGCGTTATAAAGAAGCCAGGAGGGAAAGATCTGCCTGTGGTTCAAGGAGAAGTCGTGGACATCATCCAGCTCACCAGTAGCAAGAAAGCTCTGTGTCGCAACCGGTttggtaaat ATGGTTATGTGTCCAGATCTCTTCTTCTTCCAAT GGAAGGAGACATTTACGACGACGTTGACTATGCAGGCG acGTCTACGACAACGACTCCCTACACACGGATTATTAA